Proteins encoded within one genomic window of Acinetobacter sp. WCHA55:
- the alr gene encoding alanine racemase, whose amino-acid sequence MLGAGLLHIQSSFAAPLLTPHLSATQVAAPQANAWVEINVQTFEQNIQNLQQQLQDKSQICAVMKADAYGHGIELLMPSIMKLNVPCVGITSNAEAAIVRKSGYQGRLLRLRAATDQEIQNAASLNMEELLGNYEQAQRMSQWAKQQGLTLAYHLGINAGGMDRNGLELDSALGRQQALRMTRLPNLKLVGIMTHYAVEDEKYVRERLVVFNQQTEWLIKKAKLKREALILHTANSFATLTVPESHLDMVRAGGVIYGDSLPDRVEYKKLMTFKTQVATVNAYLKGTTVGYDQTYTLKRDSLLANLPLGYSDGYRRAFSNKAYVLIRGHKVPVVGRTSMNTTMVDVTDFPDIRANDEVVLFGEQGSAIVKQSDLEEYNGALLADVYTMWGNSNPKVVVQ is encoded by the coding sequence ATGTTGGGGGCAGGATTACTACATATACAAAGCAGCTTTGCCGCACCGTTATTGACGCCGCATCTTTCAGCGACACAAGTAGCAGCGCCACAGGCCAATGCATGGGTCGAAATTAATGTGCAGACATTCGAGCAGAATATTCAGAACTTACAACAGCAGCTACAGGACAAAAGCCAGATTTGTGCAGTCATGAAAGCCGATGCTTATGGTCACGGGATTGAACTGTTGATGCCGAGTATTATGAAGCTGAATGTACCGTGCGTGGGCATTACTAGTAATGCCGAAGCCGCGATAGTACGCAAGTCTGGTTATCAGGGACGGCTGTTAAGATTACGTGCAGCGACTGACCAAGAAATCCAAAATGCGGCTTCTTTAAACATGGAAGAGTTGTTGGGGAACTATGAGCAAGCACAACGTATGTCGCAGTGGGCAAAACAACAGGGGCTAACCCTTGCGTATCATTTGGGTATAAATGCAGGGGGGATGGACCGAAATGGTTTAGAGTTGGACAGTGCACTAGGTAGACAACAAGCGCTCCGCATGACTAGACTGCCAAATTTAAAGCTGGTGGGTATCATGACGCATTATGCTGTGGAAGATGAAAAATATGTGCGTGAACGTTTGGTGGTCTTTAACCAGCAAACAGAGTGGTTGATTAAAAAAGCCAAATTAAAGCGAGAAGCCCTGATTTTACATACTGCAAATTCTTTTGCGACCTTAACGGTTCCAGAGTCACACCTAGATATGGTACGTGCAGGCGGTGTGATTTATGGTGACAGCCTTCCAGATCGGGTCGAATATAAAAAGCTGATGACCTTTAAAACCCAAGTGGCAACAGTAAATGCCTACTTGAAAGGCACAACAGTTGGCTATGACCAAACCTATACCTTGAAGCGTGATTCACTATTGGCGAATTTGCCGCTTGGTTATTCAGATGGTTATCGACGGGCATTTAGTAACAAAGCCTATGTACTGATTCGAGGGCATAAAGTGCCTGTAGTTGGGCGAACCTCCATGAATACGACTATGGTGGATGTTACTGATTTTCCAGATATTCGTGCTAATGATGAAGTGGTTCTGTTTGGAGAGCAAGGAAGTGCAATAGTCAAGCAAAGTGATTTGGAAGAATACAATGGCGCTTTGCTGGCAGATGTTTACACCATGTGGGGTAACTCTAATCCGAAAGTTGTGGTTCAGTAG
- a CDS encoding amino acid permease → MMNGKQTHQQKEPLDGDLLGGHHYASVEEEQLQRSLTNRHIQMIAIGGAIGTGLFMGSGKTLAVSGTSIILTYLIIGFFFFFVMRAMGELLLSNTNYKSFADFATAYLGPWAGFFLGWSYWLSWIVTAIADVIVIGGYAQFWYPDLPAWIPAFTSIAILTLLNFVAVKLFGEVEFWFALIKIIAIIMFLLVGVYLITIGFVSPDGVKASLAHVVEKESLFPYGLTGFLAGFQIAVFAFVGIELVGTTAAETKDPHHALPRAINSIPLRILLFYIGALVCIIAVTSWSQISPDKSPFVEMFTLIGLPAAASIVNFVVATSAMSSANSGVFATSRMLFGLAVEKDAPKSFAKLSKSKVPVLSLMFSMFCVVVGTSILFIVPNVMTAFIIISAFTSILCIFTFAMIILSYLAYRKKAPELHEQSAYKMPGGRFMAWFTLLFLIFVVAILALDHDTMISLAFSPIWFIGLGIAYYYKTKKYAERNWILTHGRRIEHDDMQENN, encoded by the coding sequence ATGATGAATGGAAAACAAACCCATCAACAAAAAGAGCCTTTAGACGGTGATTTACTGGGTGGACATCATTACGCGTCAGTTGAGGAAGAACAACTGCAACGTTCACTGACCAATCGTCATATTCAGATGATTGCGATTGGTGGTGCGATTGGTACAGGTCTCTTTATGGGATCGGGTAAGACGTTGGCTGTGTCAGGCACATCCATTATTCTGACCTATTTAATTATTGGTTTCTTCTTCTTCTTCGTCATGCGTGCGATGGGGGAGTTATTGCTGTCCAATACCAACTATAAATCTTTTGCTGATTTTGCAACGGCATATTTGGGGCCATGGGCAGGGTTCTTTTTGGGTTGGTCGTACTGGCTGAGTTGGATTGTCACTGCAATTGCAGATGTGATTGTGATTGGAGGGTATGCACAGTTTTGGTATCCCGATCTCCCCGCATGGATACCCGCTTTCACCTCCATTGCCATTTTGACTTTATTGAACTTTGTTGCGGTAAAACTGTTTGGTGAAGTAGAGTTCTGGTTTGCTTTAATTAAAATTATCGCGATCATTATGTTCCTCTTGGTGGGTGTCTATCTGATAACGATTGGTTTTGTCTCTCCAGATGGTGTGAAAGCATCTTTGGCCCATGTGGTCGAGAAAGAGTCGCTATTCCCTTATGGTCTAACGGGCTTTTTGGCCGGTTTCCAAATTGCGGTATTTGCTTTTGTCGGTATTGAATTGGTGGGTACTACAGCGGCAGAAACCAAAGATCCACATCATGCTTTACCACGCGCGATTAACTCAATTCCATTGCGCATTTTATTGTTCTATATCGGTGCTTTGGTTTGTATTATCGCAGTCACGTCTTGGTCGCAGATTTCTCCAGACAAGAGCCCATTTGTTGAAATGTTTACGTTGATTGGCTTGCCTGCAGCAGCCAGTATTGTCAACTTTGTCGTGGCAACCTCTGCCATGTCTTCAGCGAACAGTGGGGTGTTTGCCACCAGTCGTATGTTGTTTGGTTTAGCGGTAGAAAAAGATGCACCGAAAAGTTTTGCCAAACTGTCGAAAAGCAAAGTGCCTGTACTGAGCTTAATGTTCTCGATGTTCTGTGTGGTGGTAGGAACGTCGATTCTATTTATTGTGCCGAATGTCATGACGGCATTTATCATCATTTCAGCCTTCACCTCGATTTTGTGTATTTTCACCTTTGCCATGATTATTTTGTCGTACTTGGCTTATCGTAAAAAAGCGCCTGAACTGCATGAACAGTCAGCATATAAAATGCCGGGTGGACGTTTTATGGCATGGTTTACCTTGTTGTTCTTAATCTTTGTGGTGGCGATTTTGGCACTCGATCATGACACTATGATTTCGTTGGCGTTCTCTCCAATTTGGTTTATTGGCTTAGGTATTGCTTATTACTATAAAACGAAAAAATATGCAGAGCGTAACTGGATTTTGACCCATGGTCGCCGCATTGAGCATGATGATATGCAAGAAAATAATTAA
- the astE gene encoding succinylglutamate desuccinylase gives MIDFLGDVLAQRVPTVMHGVQHDYHWEWLAEGVLSFTPKQSYEKAVVLSAGVHGNETAPIELLAQLSQDLFAGTLELKVKLLLILGNPLAIRTGQRYVENDMNRMFCGAYQQFTDTVEAQRVAVLEQIVTAFFNDSPAQVRRYHYDLHTAIRPSLLPTFALFPYQTHDYDAAMLDSLNAAELDALVYHNAVGRTFTHFSSSQFQAASSTLELGHAKPFGQNDLAAFAAINHVLRAVVSKQVLPIRQKQAIQTFRVVDSIIKTEDDFQLNLADSAPNFSVFETDAVIALQQGKPYVTAPEQVRILFPNTQVKKGLRAGLILTEVHP, from the coding sequence ATGATAGATTTTCTAGGTGATGTTTTAGCACAACGTGTCCCGACAGTTATGCATGGCGTACAGCATGATTATCATTGGGAATGGTTAGCTGAAGGTGTTTTATCTTTTACGCCGAAACAGTCTTATGAAAAAGCAGTCGTGCTTTCCGCAGGTGTGCATGGCAATGAAACTGCGCCAATCGAGTTGTTGGCGCAGCTGAGTCAAGATTTGTTTGCAGGGACATTAGAGCTCAAGGTTAAGTTATTACTGATTTTAGGTAACCCTCTCGCGATTCGCACAGGGCAACGCTATGTTGAAAATGATATGAACCGCATGTTCTGCGGGGCCTATCAACAATTTACCGACACAGTTGAAGCGCAGCGGGTGGCGGTCTTAGAACAGATCGTCACCGCTTTTTTTAATGATAGTCCAGCTCAAGTACGACGCTATCATTACGATTTGCATACCGCGATTCGCCCATCTTTGTTGCCGACTTTTGCCTTATTTCCTTATCAAACCCATGACTATGATGCTGCGATGTTAGACAGCCTAAACGCTGCGGAATTGGATGCTTTGGTGTATCACAATGCTGTAGGTCGTACTTTTACACACTTTAGCAGCTCTCAGTTTCAAGCGGCCAGTTCGACGCTAGAACTTGGTCATGCTAAACCCTTTGGACAAAATGATCTGGCAGCTTTCGCCGCAATTAATCATGTGCTTCGCGCCGTGGTGAGTAAACAAGTCTTACCTATCCGTCAAAAACAAGCCATTCAAACTTTTCGAGTCGTTGATTCGATCATTAAAACTGAAGATGACTTCCAGCTTAATTTGGCAGATTCTGCGCCTAATTTTTCCGTGTTCGAAACCGATGCCGTGATTGCTCTGCAACAGGGCAAACCATATGTGACTGCACCTGAGCAGGTTCGAATTTTATTTCCGAATACTCAAGTGAAAAAGGGATTAAGAGCAGGACTGATCTTAACTGAGGTTCATCCTTGA
- the astB gene encoding N-succinylarginine dihydrolase, giving the protein MSGYEINFDGLVGPTHHYAGLSFGNEASTKNQNNLSNPKLAAKQGLLKMKALADMGLKQGVFAPQERPHVPTLRKLGFRGDDHSVIEQAMRTSPALLSALSSASCMWTANAATVSPSADSADGRVHFTAANLNNKFHRSIEHETTSRVMVAMFNDERHFAHHEALPPVALFGDEGAANHNRLGGAYDQASVQVFVYGQQFLGGGIGPKRYPARQSLEASEAVARLHQLKAEQTVFIQQHPDVIDQGVFHNDVIAVSNQNVLFHHQHAFLNQSEALSEIREKMARLGQEFVSIEVPDQRVSVKDAVNTYLFNSQLLTRADGGMSIVVPEESRQNPAVWGYLNDMIQMGTPIDDIKVFDLRESMRNGGGPACLRLRVAVNEAELNVINPNLFMNDALFTRLNTWVDQYYRDQLAQQDLADPQLLIESRTALDELTQILNLGSVYHFQR; this is encoded by the coding sequence ATGTCAGGCTATGAAATTAATTTTGATGGTTTAGTCGGTCCAACACACCACTATGCAGGATTGTCATTCGGAAACGAGGCATCTACCAAAAACCAAAATAATCTTTCCAACCCGAAGTTGGCTGCCAAGCAAGGTCTGTTAAAGATGAAAGCTTTGGCTGACATGGGTTTAAAGCAGGGTGTATTTGCACCGCAAGAACGCCCACATGTCCCGACTTTACGCAAATTGGGTTTTCGCGGTGATGATCACAGCGTGATTGAACAAGCGATGCGAACTTCGCCTGCATTGTTATCCGCGTTGAGTTCAGCATCCTGTATGTGGACCGCCAATGCGGCAACGGTTTCACCGTCGGCGGATAGTGCTGATGGTCGTGTGCATTTTACTGCGGCGAATTTAAACAACAAATTCCACCGTTCGATTGAACATGAAACAACCTCGCGTGTTATGGTAGCGATGTTTAACGATGAACGTCACTTTGCCCATCACGAGGCACTGCCACCTGTGGCATTGTTTGGTGATGAAGGTGCGGCGAATCATAACCGTTTAGGCGGTGCTTATGATCAAGCCAGCGTGCAAGTGTTTGTCTATGGTCAGCAGTTCCTTGGCGGTGGTATTGGCCCGAAACGCTATCCTGCGCGTCAATCTCTTGAGGCGAGTGAAGCCGTGGCACGTTTGCACCAGCTCAAAGCAGAACAAACGGTATTTATACAGCAGCATCCCGATGTGATTGACCAAGGTGTCTTCCACAACGACGTGATTGCAGTGAGTAACCAGAACGTCTTGTTCCACCATCAGCATGCATTTTTGAATCAGTCTGAAGCATTGTCAGAAATTCGCGAAAAAATGGCGCGCTTGGGTCAAGAATTCGTGTCCATTGAAGTGCCAGATCAGCGTGTTTCTGTGAAAGATGCGGTCAATACCTATTTGTTCAATAGCCAATTACTCACCCGTGCCGATGGCGGGATGAGCATTGTGGTGCCTGAAGAATCGCGTCAAAACCCAGCAGTATGGGGTTACTTAAACGACATGATCCAAATGGGTACGCCGATTGATGACATCAAGGTATTTGACCTGCGTGAAAGTATGCGCAATGGCGGTGGTCCTGCATGTTTACGTTTACGTGTGGCGGTGAATGAAGCAGAGCTTAACGTGATCAATCCAAACCTGTTTATGAATGATGCCTTGTTTACCCGTTTAAATACGTGGGTGGATCAGTACTATCGTGACCAATTGGCGCAGCAAGATTTGGCTGACCCGCAATTGCTGATTGAAAGCCGTACTGCGTTAGATGAACTGACGCAAATTTTGAACTTAGGTTCGGTGTATCACTTCCAACGTTAA
- the astD gene encoding succinylglutamate-semialdehyde dehydrogenase, with protein sequence MSQGNLYINGTWSPAQGTAWDKLDPVTQEKIWHGAEATTEQVEQACQSARAAFAAWARRPLAERLEIIQRFASLLEQNKQQLATIISRETSKPIWETLTEVQSMIGKVAISVRAYHERTGESLTEMPDGAASLRHRPHGVLAVFGPYNFPGHLPNGHIVPALIAGNTLVFKPSELTPWTAEETVKLWQEAGLPAGVLNLVQGGRSTGEALAQSHEIDGLLFTGSANTGYHLHKQLAGVPEKILALEMGGNNALIIDEITDIDAVVNLTVQSAFISAGQRCTCARRLIIKNGAVGDAFIQRLVEVSRNLVVGQWDAQPQPFMGGVISLQAAKQILQAQQRLIDLGAQVLLPVTQADANSSLLSPGLLDVTHVSDVPDEEYFGPLSCIYRYDHFDEALALANGTRFGLSVGLVSPDRALFDRLLIEARAGIVNWNKPLTGASSAAPFGGVGASGNHRASAFYAADYCAWPMASLESQQVSLPEKLSPGIVL encoded by the coding sequence ATGTCACAAGGGAATTTATATATAAACGGGACATGGTCTCCAGCGCAAGGTACAGCATGGGACAAACTCGATCCTGTTACACAAGAAAAAATTTGGCACGGTGCTGAAGCGACAACTGAGCAAGTTGAACAGGCTTGTCAGTCTGCACGTGCTGCCTTTGCTGCTTGGGCACGTCGTCCTTTAGCTGAGCGTCTTGAAATTATTCAACGATTTGCCAGCTTGTTAGAACAAAACAAACAACAGCTTGCAACGATTATTAGCCGTGAAACCAGTAAGCCGATTTGGGAAACGTTGACTGAGGTTCAGTCAATGATTGGTAAGGTAGCGATTTCAGTGCGTGCTTATCACGAACGTACAGGTGAAAGTCTGACGGAAATGCCAGATGGTGCAGCGTCTTTACGTCACCGTCCGCATGGTGTGTTGGCTGTATTTGGCCCGTATAACTTCCCCGGTCACTTACCGAATGGCCACATCGTCCCTGCGCTCATTGCAGGCAACACTTTGGTCTTTAAACCAAGTGAGTTGACGCCGTGGACTGCGGAAGAAACGGTCAAATTATGGCAAGAAGCGGGTTTACCTGCGGGTGTGTTGAACTTGGTACAAGGTGGTCGTAGCACAGGCGAGGCACTTGCGCAGTCGCATGAAATAGATGGTTTGTTGTTCACAGGCAGTGCCAATACGGGTTACCACCTGCATAAACAATTGGCTGGTGTTCCAGAAAAAATTCTCGCTTTAGAAATGGGCGGTAATAACGCATTAATTATCGACGAGATTACCGACATTGATGCGGTGGTGAATTTAACCGTCCAATCTGCCTTTATTTCTGCAGGTCAGCGCTGTACCTGTGCACGCCGTTTAATCATTAAAAATGGCGCTGTAGGCGATGCCTTCATTCAACGTTTGGTTGAAGTCAGCCGTAACTTGGTGGTGGGTCAGTGGGATGCTCAGCCACAACCGTTTATGGGTGGTGTCATCTCATTGCAAGCTGCAAAGCAGATTTTACAAGCACAACAACGCTTGATCGATTTAGGAGCGCAAGTTCTGCTCCCTGTGACTCAAGCGGATGCCAACAGCAGCTTGTTAAGTCCAGGCCTTTTAGACGTGACTCATGTGAGTGATGTACCCGATGAAGAATATTTTGGTCCATTGAGCTGTATCTATCGTTATGACCATTTCGATGAGGCTTTGGCACTAGCAAATGGCACTCGTTTTGGACTGTCGGTGGGGCTAGTTTCACCTGACCGTGCGCTGTTTGATCGTTTATTGATTGAAGCACGTGCAGGCATTGTGAACTGGAACAAACCATTAACAGGCGCGTCAAGTGCGGCACCCTTTGGTGGTGTAGGTGCATCAGGAAACCATCGTGCCAGTGCTTTCTATGCCGCGGATTACTGCGCATGGCCAATGGCATCACTGGAAAGTCAGCAGGTAAGCCTACCTGAAAAATTATCGCCAGGCATTGTGCTTTAA
- the astA gene encoding arginine N-succinyltransferase, translating to MMIVRHAEHRDLDDIYILAGKSGVGLTSLPQNKEILSARIARTQKTLVGQAAPSEQGYLFVLEDTQLQRVVGVSAIEVSVGLTEPFYNYHVGKQVHASQTLNVYKTLNTLFLSNDHTGCSELCTLFLDPEYRKDQNGKLLSKIRFLFIAAFKQAFQNKLIAEMRGYSDENGRSPFWDALGHHFFNMDFSTADYLSGIGQKVFIAELMPRFPVYIDLLPMAAQQVIAQVHPQTVPASRVLESEGLCYQGYVDIFDAGPTLEAEVSSLRAVKESHTCAVKIVDSVPDDAGRYLVANDRYQDYRAILIQHAADTDSLSLTVEQAHALGVQAGQSIRMLPLDKMEQK from the coding sequence ATGATGATTGTTAGACATGCAGAGCATCGAGATTTAGATGATATCTACATTCTGGCGGGGAAGTCGGGCGTTGGCCTGACCTCCTTACCCCAAAATAAAGAGATTTTATCAGCTCGTATTGCACGCACACAAAAGACCTTAGTGGGGCAAGCTGCACCAAGTGAACAAGGGTATTTATTTGTTTTAGAAGATACTCAGTTACAACGTGTGGTGGGTGTAAGTGCAATTGAAGTTTCAGTGGGTTTGACTGAACCTTTTTATAACTATCATGTAGGCAAACAAGTCCATGCCTCACAAACGCTGAATGTTTATAAAACTTTAAATACGCTGTTTTTAAGCAATGACCATACAGGTTGTAGTGAACTTTGCACGCTGTTTTTAGACCCGGAGTATCGCAAAGATCAAAATGGAAAACTGCTGTCGAAGATCCGTTTTCTGTTTATCGCAGCTTTCAAACAGGCTTTTCAAAATAAGCTGATTGCAGAAATGCGTGGTTATTCCGATGAAAATGGTCGTTCGCCATTTTGGGATGCCTTAGGCCATCATTTTTTTAATATGGATTTCTCGACTGCGGATTACCTCAGTGGCATAGGGCAAAAAGTCTTTATTGCGGAGTTGATGCCTCGTTTTCCTGTGTATATCGATTTACTGCCGATGGCCGCGCAACAAGTGATTGCACAGGTGCATCCACAGACGGTTCCTGCCTCTCGTGTGTTGGAGTCGGAAGGGCTGTGTTACCAAGGTTATGTCGATATTTTTGATGCAGGCCCGACGCTTGAAGCGGAAGTCAGTAGTTTGCGTGCAGTCAAAGAAAGTCACACTTGTGCAGTGAAAATCGTCGATAGCGTTCCAGATGATGCAGGGCGTTATTTGGTGGCAAATGATCGCTATCAGGACTATCGCGCGATTTTAATTCAGCATGCGGCTGACACAGACAGTTTAAGTTTAACGGTAGAACAAGCGCATGCCCTTGGTGTGCAAGCAGGGCAAAGCATTCGTATGTTGCCTTTAGATAAGATGGAGCAAAAATAA
- a CDS encoding aspartate aminotransferase family protein, with protein MNQNSQPNRQDFNQYMVPVFAPAQFIPVRGEGSRLWDQQGKEYIDFAGGIAVNALGHAHPVAVKALVEQGQKLWHIGNGYTNEPVLALAKQLVENTFADKVFFCNSGAEANEAALKLARKVGLLSGSARKNKIIAFKNAFHGRTLFTVTAGGQPKYSQDFAPLPEGIHHLPFNDLDAVREAIDADTCAVIVEPIQGEGGVITASPEFLKGLRELCDQHGAVLIFDEVQTGVGRTGALYAYMNTDVTPDILTTAKALGGGFPIGAMITTDKYANMFAVGDHGTTYGGNPLASAVANAVFGLINTPEVLNGVSTRAQIFTDSLNQLNARYGLFEEVRGQGLLIGCVLKAEYAGKAKDIVTLAGEEGLLALVAGPNVVRFTPSLIIPSEDIETGLERFERALMRFVGA; from the coding sequence ATGAACCAGAATAGTCAACCAAATCGCCAAGATTTTAATCAGTACATGGTGCCAGTTTTTGCACCCGCTCAGTTTATTCCTGTGCGTGGCGAAGGTTCTCGTTTATGGGATCAGCAAGGTAAGGAATATATCGATTTTGCAGGGGGAATTGCGGTCAATGCGCTTGGACATGCTCACCCTGTGGCAGTTAAAGCGTTGGTCGAACAAGGTCAAAAACTCTGGCATATTGGCAATGGTTATACCAATGAACCAGTACTTGCGCTTGCAAAACAATTAGTTGAAAACACCTTTGCAGATAAAGTGTTCTTCTGTAACTCTGGTGCAGAAGCCAATGAAGCGGCTTTAAAACTTGCGCGAAAAGTAGGCCTACTTTCAGGCTCTGCACGTAAAAATAAAATTATTGCATTTAAAAATGCTTTCCACGGTCGTACTTTGTTTACGGTTACGGCAGGTGGCCAACCGAAATATTCACAAGATTTTGCACCACTTCCAGAAGGTATTCACCACTTACCATTCAATGACTTAGACGCAGTACGTGAAGCGATTGATGCAGACACTTGTGCCGTGATTGTTGAGCCGATTCAAGGTGAGGGTGGTGTAATTACGGCAAGCCCTGAATTTTTAAAAGGCTTACGTGAACTGTGTGATCAACATGGTGCGGTACTCATTTTTGACGAGGTGCAAACAGGTGTCGGTCGTACGGGTGCTTTATATGCATATATGAACACGGATGTGACCCCAGACATTTTAACTACGGCTAAAGCACTCGGTGGTGGTTTTCCAATTGGTGCGATGATCACGACTGACAAATATGCCAACATGTTTGCGGTGGGTGACCACGGCACAACCTATGGTGGTAACCCATTGGCGTCTGCAGTAGCCAACGCTGTCTTTGGTTTGATCAATACCCCAGAAGTGTTGAATGGTGTAAGTACACGTGCGCAAATTTTTACAGATAGTTTAAACCAATTAAATGCACGCTATGGCCTATTTGAAGAAGTTCGTGGTCAAGGTTTATTAATTGGCTGTGTACTGAAAGCTGAATATGCAGGCAAAGCCAAAGATATCGTGACTTTAGCGGGCGAAGAAGGATTATTGGCACTGGTTGCAGGTCCAAATGTCGTTCGCTTCACACCATCGTTAATTATCCCGTCTGAAGACATCGAAACAGGTTTGGAACGCTTTGAACGTGCGCTCATGCGTTTTGTTGGCGCTTGA
- a CDS encoding Glu/Leu/Phe/Val family dehydrogenase → MMSLSYEMDNSGAWQTYLAQINRVAPYLEDDLIPFIDTLKRPKRALIVDVPIVMDDGSIQHFEGYRVQHNLSRGPGKGGIRYHPDVELNEVMALSAWMTIKTAVLNLPYGGAKGGVRVDPRKLSPRELERLTRRFTSEISLVIGPQVDIPAPDVGTNPDIMGWMMDTYSSIKGHTVTGVVTGKPVHLGGSLGRVRATGRGVFVTGLEVAKKINLALEGSRVAIQGFGNVGSEAGYLFHKANAKVVCVQDHTGTIFNAEGMDVKQLQDYVAIHKGVAGFPDATLIEDEAFWSVDMDILIPAALEGQITPERAQKLTAKLVLEGANGPTYPEAEDILLERKITIVPDVLCNAGGVTVSYFEWVQDMASYFWTEEEINQRLDKLMMSAVEDVWFTASEKQCSLRTAAYILACKRILKARKERGIFPG, encoded by the coding sequence ATCATGTCTTTGTCATATGAAATGGACAATAGTGGCGCTTGGCAGACCTATCTTGCACAGATTAACCGTGTTGCGCCATATCTGGAAGACGACTTAATTCCATTCATCGATACTTTAAAGCGTCCTAAGCGCGCTTTGATTGTTGATGTACCAATCGTGATGGACGATGGTTCGATCCAGCACTTTGAAGGCTATCGTGTACAGCACAATTTGTCGCGTGGACCGGGTAAAGGTGGTATTCGTTATCATCCAGACGTAGAACTCAATGAAGTCATGGCACTCTCAGCGTGGATGACGATTAAAACTGCGGTATTAAACTTACCGTATGGCGGTGCCAAAGGTGGTGTTCGTGTAGACCCTCGCAAATTGTCTCCACGTGAACTTGAACGCCTGACTCGCCGTTTTACCAGCGAAATTAGCCTAGTGATTGGCCCACAAGTCGATATTCCAGCGCCAGATGTAGGCACCAATCCAGACATCATGGGTTGGATGATGGATACCTATTCAAGCATTAAAGGTCATACCGTAACAGGTGTGGTGACAGGCAAGCCTGTGCACTTGGGTGGTTCTTTAGGTCGTGTGCGTGCAACTGGTCGTGGTGTATTTGTGACTGGTTTAGAAGTTGCTAAGAAAATCAATCTCGCACTTGAAGGCAGCCGTGTAGCGATCCAAGGTTTTGGTAACGTGGGTAGCGAAGCGGGTTACTTATTCCATAAAGCAAATGCGAAAGTGGTGTGTGTACAAGACCATACAGGCACGATCTTTAATGCTGAAGGCATGGACGTTAAGCAGTTACAAGACTACGTTGCGATTCATAAAGGTGTAGCTGGCTTCCCAGATGCGACTTTAATTGAAGACGAAGCGTTCTGGTCAGTAGACATGGATATTTTAATTCCTGCGGCTTTAGAAGGTCAGATTACGCCTGAACGTGCGCAAAAATTGACTGCAAAATTAGTCTTGGAAGGTGCGAACGGTCCAACGTATCCAGAGGCAGAAGACATTCTTTTAGAACGTAAAATCACGATTGTACCTGACGTACTGTGTAACGCAGGCGGTGTAACCGTGAGTTACTTCGAATGGGTTCAAGACATGGCAAGCTACTTCTGGACAGAAGAAGAAATTAATCAACGTTTAGACAAACTCATGATGTCAGCAGTTGAAGACGTTTGGTTCACTGCAAGCGAAAAGCAGTGCAGCCTACGTACAGCAGCATACATCTTGGCGTGTAAACGTATCTTAAAAGCACGTAAAGAACGAGGAATTTTCCCAGGTTAA
- a CDS encoding Lrp/AsnC family transcriptional regulator — MNDTDSQILGLLQDNARISITEIANKLRISRNTVQKRIEYLETSGVITGYTVRIKPGTEKNSIRAWMNIMVEGTKTSAVVKELRIDPAVHTLHSTNGKWDLLVELKSDSLENFDRILERIRNISGIYNTETSILLSTYKV, encoded by the coding sequence ATGAATGATACGGACAGTCAAATCCTCGGCTTACTGCAAGACAATGCCCGTATATCGATTACCGAGATTGCCAACAAGCTTCGTATCTCTCGAAATACGGTACAAAAGCGTATTGAATATTTGGAAACCAGTGGTGTGATTACAGGCTATACGGTGCGGATTAAACCGGGGACTGAGAAAAATAGTATCCGTGCTTGGATGAATATTATGGTCGAAGGCACCAAGACCAGTGCTGTGGTCAAAGAGCTTAGAATCGACCCTGCCGTGCATACCTTGCATAGCACCAATGGTAAGTGGGATCTGTTGGTCGAATTGAAGTCTGACAGCTTAGAGAATTTTGACCGAATATTAGAGCGAATTCGAAATATTTCAGGCATTTACAACACTGAAACCAGCATTTTGCTTTCTACATATAAAGTGTAA